From the Halomonas meridiana genome, one window contains:
- the purD gene encoding phosphoribosylamine--glycine ligase, translating to MKVLMIGGGGREHALAWKLAQSRDVEQVFVAPGNAGTATEPKLTNVAIGATDLEALVAFAQQEQVALTVVGPEAPLVEGVVDRFQAAGLTIFGPSQRAAQLEGSKSFTKDFLARHAIPTAAYQTFTAVEPALAYLADMGAPIVIKADGLAAGKGVIVAMSEAEAEAAIRDMLEANAFGDAGARVVIEEFLEGEEASFIVMVDGDNVVPMATSQDHKRAYDGDTGPNTGGMGAYSPAPVVTPEVDARIMEQVILPTVRGMAAEGNAYTGFLYAGLMIDPQGNPKVIEYNCRFGDPETQPIMMRLTSDLAALCLAGAKGELASKQCEWDPRAAVGVVLAAGGYPGNYRKGDVIHGLADAERAQCKVFHAGTAQNADGEITTAGGRVLCVTALGDSVSAAQQQAYQGVNAIHWDGVEFRRDIAFRAIAREQ from the coding sequence ATGAAAGTTTTGATGATCGGTGGCGGTGGCCGCGAACATGCTCTGGCTTGGAAACTTGCCCAATCCCGTGATGTCGAGCAGGTGTTCGTCGCGCCTGGCAATGCAGGCACCGCGACAGAGCCCAAGCTGACCAATGTTGCGATTGGCGCAACCGACCTGGAGGCTCTGGTGGCGTTTGCGCAGCAAGAGCAGGTAGCGTTGACCGTCGTTGGCCCTGAAGCGCCGCTCGTCGAAGGCGTCGTAGACCGCTTCCAAGCCGCCGGTTTGACGATTTTCGGCCCCAGCCAGCGCGCGGCTCAGCTCGAAGGGTCCAAGTCGTTCACCAAAGACTTTCTGGCCCGCCATGCTATTCCCACAGCGGCCTATCAAACCTTCACGGCTGTAGAGCCTGCGTTGGCGTATCTAGCCGACATGGGCGCGCCGATCGTCATCAAAGCCGACGGCTTGGCGGCGGGTAAAGGCGTCATCGTAGCCATGAGCGAGGCCGAAGCCGAGGCGGCGATCCGCGATATGCTCGAAGCCAACGCCTTTGGTGATGCGGGCGCCCGTGTCGTCATCGAAGAGTTTCTCGAAGGTGAAGAGGCGAGCTTCATCGTCATGGTGGATGGCGACAACGTCGTGCCCATGGCCACCAGCCAGGATCATAAGCGTGCCTACGACGGCGATACCGGCCCCAATACCGGGGGCATGGGAGCCTACTCACCGGCGCCCGTCGTCACGCCAGAGGTCGATGCGCGAATCATGGAGCAGGTCATTCTGCCCACCGTGCGTGGTATGGCGGCAGAGGGAAATGCGTATACCGGTTTCTTGTATGCAGGCCTGATGATCGATCCACAGGGCAACCCTAAAGTGATCGAGTACAACTGCCGGTTCGGTGATCCAGAAACCCAGCCGATCATGATGCGTCTGACTTCGGATTTGGCGGCGCTCTGCCTGGCAGGCGCCAAAGGCGAGCTGGCCAGCAAACAGTGCGAGTGGGACCCCCGCGCAGCCGTCGGCGTGGTGCTGGCCGCTGGTGGGTACCCTGGCAATTACCGTAAAGGCGACGTGATTCACGGCTTGGCCGATGCCGAACGGGCGCAGTGCAAGGTCTTCCACGCGGGGACGGCGCAAAATGCAGACGGTGAGATCACCACGGCCGGTGGGCGTGTGCTGTGTGTAACAGCGCTGGGCGATAGCGTGTCGGCGGCTCAGCAACAGGCGTACCAAGGCGTTAACGCGATTCACTGGGACGGCGTCGAATTTCGTCGTGATATCGCGTTCCGTGCCATCGCGCGGGAGCAGTAA
- the phaR gene encoding polyhydroxyalkanoate synthesis repressor PhaR — protein sequence MRVIRKYANRRLYDTQQSRYVTLEDLRRLIIEEEPFRVEDAKSGEDLTRTILLSIIIEQEQADSEAEVFSNDLLAQLIRVYDMSSPLPLARYLEQGTQLMLEQQKRMQTQWQQAMRHSPMEFMRELAEENMRFWQNALHQPNPSDDDDTSDKRS from the coding sequence GTGCGCGTAATTCGTAAATATGCCAACCGCAGGTTGTACGACACCCAGCAGAGCCGTTACGTCACGCTCGAGGATCTGCGGCGTCTCATCATTGAAGAAGAGCCGTTTCGCGTCGAAGATGCGAAAAGCGGCGAGGACCTGACGCGCACCATTCTACTGTCGATCATTATCGAACAAGAGCAGGCGGATAGTGAAGCCGAAGTGTTTTCGAACGATCTATTGGCGCAGCTGATTCGTGTGTATGACATGTCGTCACCACTGCCGTTGGCGCGCTATTTGGAGCAGGGCACGCAGCTGATGCTGGAGCAGCAAAAGCGCATGCAGACTCAGTGGCAGCAAGCCATGCGCCACTCGCCCATGGAATTCATGCGTGAGTTGGCCGAAGAGAATATGCGCTTTTGGCAAAACGCGCTCCATCAGCCCAATCCATCGGACGATGACGATACGTCGGATAAGCGTTCCTAA
- a CDS encoding 16S rRNA (uracil(1498)-N(3))-methyltransferase, translating to MNLILLDPSEVDAHHARITDARRLTHLHDVHRAQEGDRLTVGIQGGAMGKATLVALSPDQALFALEELKETPPPALPVHLVLALPRPRMLARTLEHVTALGVKEITLLHAKRVEKSYWQSPELRPDKIHQHLVLGLEQARDTQLPNVTLCKGFKAFLEEQLPELLAERRGLVAHPGMENTCPRGINTPTLLLVGPEGGFIPWEVEQLIQAGCEGMHLGPRILRVETAVTALLSRLF from the coding sequence ATGAATTTGATACTGCTAGACCCGAGCGAGGTCGACGCTCACCACGCTCGGATTACCGATGCGCGCCGCTTGACCCATCTGCATGACGTGCATCGCGCCCAGGAGGGAGACCGACTCACAGTAGGCATTCAGGGCGGTGCCATGGGAAAGGCCACGCTGGTAGCGCTCAGCCCTGACCAGGCGCTGTTCGCACTGGAGGAGCTCAAGGAGACGCCACCTCCCGCCCTGCCCGTTCATCTCGTGCTGGCCCTACCACGCCCGCGCATGTTGGCGCGAACGCTGGAGCACGTCACGGCGCTGGGCGTGAAAGAGATCACGTTATTGCATGCGAAACGGGTGGAGAAGAGCTACTGGCAATCGCCAGAGCTGCGGCCCGACAAGATTCACCAGCACCTCGTGCTGGGCCTTGAACAAGCGCGGGATACGCAGCTGCCCAACGTGACGCTGTGCAAAGGGTTCAAAGCGTTCTTAGAGGAGCAGCTTCCTGAGCTGTTGGCAGAGCGCCGCGGGCTGGTCGCCCACCCCGGCATGGAGAATACCTGCCCACGCGGTATCAATACGCCAACGCTGCTGCTGGTCGGCCCAGAAGGCGGGTTCATTCCATGGGAAGTCGAACAGCTAATTCAAGCAGGGTGCGAAGGCATGCACTTGGGTCCACGTATTCTGCGCGTCGAAACAGCCGTGACGGCGCTGCTGTCACGGCTGTTTTGA
- a CDS encoding ATP-dependent zinc protease — protein MGKAGLGVWGASVLASALLMGTSAQAEDKVFGWVENAYIEPWGIAVKAKLDSGALTSSLDARDIEMFEKEGEEWVRFRLKLEDQDSGETFSDQIERPLYREQTVRGAGGRDERPVVLMDVCMGDTVYEEQFSLRNREEMNYPLLLGRRTISHLGLLDVRNTFLQEPGCGENAPYVPHDPEDEQS, from the coding sequence ATGGGAAAAGCAGGTCTAGGAGTATGGGGAGCCAGCGTGCTGGCCAGTGCTTTACTGATGGGAACGAGCGCGCAAGCGGAAGACAAGGTGTTTGGTTGGGTCGAAAACGCCTACATCGAGCCGTGGGGAATTGCCGTCAAAGCCAAGCTGGATAGCGGTGCGTTGACCTCTTCACTGGATGCCCGCGACATTGAAATGTTCGAAAAAGAGGGGGAAGAGTGGGTTCGCTTTCGCCTGAAGCTGGAAGATCAAGACAGTGGTGAAACGTTCAGCGACCAGATCGAGCGTCCGCTCTACCGTGAGCAAACCGTTCGAGGCGCTGGTGGCCGCGACGAGCGTCCGGTCGTGCTCATGGATGTTTGCATGGGCGATACCGTGTATGAAGAGCAGTTCAGCCTACGCAACCGTGAAGAGATGAACTACCCGCTGCTGCTAGGACGCCGCACCATCAGTCATTTAGGCTTGTTAGACGTGCGTAATACCTTCCTGCAAGAGCCCGGGTGTGGAGAAAACGCCCCCTACGTTCCCCACGACCCAGAAGACGAGCAGTCTTGA
- a CDS encoding lytic murein transglycosylase, whose product MANPQLMTEVDARAAEEVRYGNFNEWLREFRRYAATQGISEATLASAFDGLRYRERVIELDRYQPEFVRAIWQYLDSAVSSTRVANGQEKLAQHRDTAQAMQQRYGVPAEIIVAIWGVESNYGSNFGDFSTLESLATLAYDGRRREFARGELLAALRIIDQGDIAAEQMKGSWAGAMGHTQFIPSSFEAYAVDGDDDGRRDIWGSIPDVMASTANYLARAGWQAGQPWGAEVRLPDDFDYAQTDRKSSADWAAQGVRAVRGELPTFDSAAVIVPAGASGPAFIVGPNFRAILRYNNATSYALAVATLADAIAGRDGIAQSWPRDEAPLTRDDVRTLQQRLNEAGYGVGTADGIMGPNTQAGLRAFQRDQGLVPDGFATQSLLERLR is encoded by the coding sequence ATGGCTAACCCCCAGCTCATGACAGAAGTCGATGCCCGCGCGGCCGAAGAGGTGCGCTACGGTAACTTCAATGAGTGGCTCCGCGAGTTCCGCCGCTATGCGGCGACCCAAGGCATTAGCGAGGCGACCCTCGCATCGGCGTTCGATGGGCTGCGCTACCGCGAACGGGTCATTGAGTTAGATCGTTACCAGCCTGAGTTCGTCCGCGCGATTTGGCAATATTTGGACAGCGCCGTATCGAGCACGCGTGTCGCCAACGGTCAGGAAAAGCTCGCACAACATCGCGACACCGCTCAGGCGATGCAGCAGCGCTATGGCGTTCCCGCTGAGATCATCGTAGCGATTTGGGGCGTCGAGAGTAACTACGGCAGCAATTTTGGTGACTTTTCGACGCTCGAATCCCTCGCAACACTGGCTTACGACGGCCGCCGCCGGGAGTTCGCCCGGGGTGAGCTGCTGGCAGCGCTGCGTATCATCGATCAAGGGGATATTGCGGCCGAGCAGATGAAAGGCTCCTGGGCCGGGGCGATGGGGCATACCCAGTTCATTCCCAGCAGTTTCGAAGCCTACGCCGTGGATGGCGATGATGACGGGCGACGCGATATCTGGGGCAGTATTCCCGATGTCATGGCGTCGACGGCGAACTATCTGGCGCGCGCTGGCTGGCAGGCAGGCCAACCCTGGGGCGCCGAGGTCAGGCTACCCGACGACTTTGATTACGCGCAAACCGACCGCAAGAGCAGCGCCGACTGGGCTGCCCAGGGCGTGCGTGCCGTTCGTGGCGAGCTGCCGACTTTCGATAGCGCTGCGGTCATCGTTCCCGCCGGAGCGAGCGGTCCTGCGTTTATCGTCGGTCCCAACTTCCGTGCGATTCTGCGCTACAACAACGCCACGAGCTATGCTCTGGCGGTGGCGACGCTGGCCGATGCCATCGCTGGCCGTGACGGTATCGCACAGTCATGGCCAAGAGATGAGGCACCTTTGACGCGAGACGATGTCCGAACGCTCCAGCAGCGGTTGAACGAGGCCGGTTACGGCGTGGGTACGGCAGATGGCATCATGGGTCCGAATACCCAAGCGGGCCTGAGGGCGTTTCAGCGTGACCAAGGGCTCGTACCGGACGGCTTCGCGACTCAGTCGCTGCTGGAGCGGCTGCGCTAG
- a CDS encoding DUF3429 domain-containing protein, producing the protein MALMESDRRVAWGLGLAGLLPFIGGGLAAWWAPPVWQVSAIYGFTYYSAVILSFLGGIHWGSALQVPRDNNVRRLVLAMVPSLIAWPALLFNTVTGLWVLLAGFLLMGGYDISREGREGFPKWYLSLRCVLTAVVAIFHLIVLWRLSL; encoded by the coding sequence ATGGCGTTAATGGAGAGTGATCGGCGCGTCGCCTGGGGATTGGGCTTGGCGGGGCTGCTGCCGTTCATCGGTGGCGGCCTCGCCGCTTGGTGGGCACCGCCTGTCTGGCAGGTCAGTGCCATCTATGGCTTTACTTACTACAGCGCCGTGATTTTGTCGTTTTTAGGGGGCATTCATTGGGGCAGTGCGCTTCAAGTGCCCCGTGACAACAACGTACGGCGGCTAGTACTGGCCATGGTGCCCAGCCTGATTGCGTGGCCTGCTTTGCTGTTCAACACGGTGACCGGGCTTTGGGTACTGTTGGCAGGGTTTCTGTTGATGGGGGGCTACGATATTAGCAGGGAAGGGCGCGAAGGCTTTCCCAAGTGGTACCTCAGCTTGCGCTGTGTGCTAACGGCGGTCGTCGCCATATTCCATCTTATCGTGTTGTGGCGCTTGTCTCTCTGA
- a CDS encoding DASH family cryptochrome, which produces MNSTTDIVWLQDNLRVADNPLLHFEHFPHQLLCLYVLDQRWLTAAVPGESTPRLGPARLRFLWQSLMELRGELLQRGSDLLVRIGDPAEVVVELATTLNARQVRVAEHSGCEESDNITRAAANLPKGCQLYRADSGYLIDAAALPFDLADLPASFSAFRRSVEKQCEIPAPKPAPITLPCWPEGAPRGFPPLKSVCETSAAWQPDQRQGFVFVGGESAANDRLQHYIWRQNGAESYKKTRNGLLGANFSTRFSPWLARGCLSARQAHREVKAWESEHGSCESSYWIVFELLWRDYFHRAAQLEGASLFGRESLPPASEAFDTWRNAETGVPFIDAAMLELKRTGWISNRARQNVASFLVKDLQVDWRLGAWWFEHCLIDYDVASNWGNWRYIAGVGRDPRQDRYFNVLKQAGHYDPKGLYVAYWLPALESLPFGLERHQPWRVAPSQFQPPCVLPDEWQRWLIAATEFEETDE; this is translated from the coding sequence ATGAACAGCACGACTGATATTGTCTGGCTGCAGGACAATCTGCGCGTTGCCGACAATCCTTTATTACATTTCGAACATTTCCCACACCAGCTGCTTTGTCTGTACGTGCTCGACCAGCGTTGGTTAACGGCTGCCGTGCCGGGGGAGTCCACGCCCAGGCTGGGTCCAGCGCGGCTGCGCTTTTTATGGCAAAGCCTGATGGAACTGCGTGGCGAGCTGTTGCAGCGTGGCAGCGATCTGTTAGTGCGTATTGGCGACCCGGCCGAGGTCGTGGTCGAGTTGGCGACCACGCTCAATGCGCGGCAAGTGCGGGTAGCCGAACACTCCGGCTGTGAAGAGTCGGATAACATCACCCGTGCGGCTGCCAACCTGCCCAAAGGCTGTCAGCTCTATCGTGCGGATAGCGGTTACTTGATCGATGCCGCTGCGCTGCCGTTCGATCTAGCAGACCTGCCAGCCAGCTTCTCTGCCTTTCGGCGTAGCGTCGAAAAGCAGTGTGAAATACCGGCTCCCAAGCCTGCGCCAATCACCTTACCGTGTTGGCCCGAAGGCGCGCCGCGCGGTTTCCCGCCGTTAAAATCCGTGTGTGAAACCAGTGCGGCCTGGCAGCCCGACCAGCGTCAGGGGTTCGTGTTCGTGGGCGGCGAGTCGGCGGCCAACGACCGATTACAGCACTATATCTGGCGTCAGAACGGGGCGGAGTCTTACAAGAAAACGCGTAACGGTCTGTTGGGTGCCAACTTTTCGACGCGTTTTTCTCCTTGGCTTGCCCGTGGCTGCTTGTCTGCTCGTCAAGCGCATCGAGAAGTCAAAGCATGGGAGTCCGAACACGGTAGCTGCGAATCGAGCTACTGGATTGTCTTCGAGCTTCTATGGCGCGACTACTTTCACCGCGCCGCACAGTTGGAAGGGGCCTCCCTGTTTGGTCGGGAGTCGCTGCCGCCAGCGAGCGAAGCCTTCGACACTTGGCGCAACGCGGAGACCGGCGTGCCGTTCATTGATGCGGCCATGCTCGAATTGAAGCGAACCGGCTGGATTTCCAACCGTGCCCGCCAGAACGTCGCCAGCTTCTTGGTAAAAGATTTGCAGGTAGATTGGCGGCTAGGCGCTTGGTGGTTCGAGCACTGCCTGATCGACTACGACGTGGCCAGCAACTGGGGCAATTGGCGCTACATTGCCGGGGTTGGGCGTGATCCGCGTCAGGATCGCTATTTCAATGTGTTGAAGCAAGCAGGGCATTACGATCCGAAAGGGCTGTACGTGGCCTATTGGTTACCCGCGCTGGAATCGTTACCCTTCGGTCTGGAGCGCCACCAGCCCTGGCGAGTGGCGCCTTCTCAATTTCAACCGCCCTGCGTGCTACCGGATGAGTGGCAGCGCTGGTTGATTGCCGCAACCGAATTCGAAGAGACGGATGAGTAA
- a CDS encoding DUF2256 domain-containing protein, translating into MRRKQDLPQKDCVQCQRPFTWRKKWARCWDEVRFCSERCRREAKQHSTPRRQEHEQHD; encoded by the coding sequence ATGAGACGTAAACAAGACTTACCGCAAAAAGACTGCGTTCAATGCCAGCGCCCATTTACTTGGCGGAAAAAATGGGCGCGCTGCTGGGACGAGGTGCGCTTCTGCAGCGAACGCTGCCGTCGCGAGGCCAAGCAGCACAGCACGCCGAGGAGGCAAGAGCATGAACAGCACGACTGA
- the mnhG gene encoding monovalent cation/H(+) antiporter subunit G, producing the protein MIDVIKGAMLLTGSSFMLLAAVGLLRLPDLLTRMHATTKAAALGVILIMLASAMHFAEVGVVARSFAIIVFILITAPIAAHVIGRAGYFVGSRLWSGTVKDELRPNYDPLTHELKSGMETQENAKRHPRNTDPD; encoded by the coding sequence ATGATTGACGTCATCAAGGGCGCCATGCTGCTCACGGGCTCGAGCTTCATGCTGTTGGCTGCCGTGGGGTTACTGCGCTTGCCCGATTTGTTGACCCGCATGCACGCCACCACCAAGGCGGCGGCCCTCGGGGTAATCCTCATCATGCTGGCCTCGGCCATGCATTTTGCCGAGGTAGGGGTCGTCGCGCGTTCGTTCGCGATCATCGTATTCATCTTGATCACTGCGCCCATTGCCGCCCACGTGATTGGCAGAGCTGGCTACTTCGTGGGCTCTCGGCTTTGGAGCGGCACGGTCAAAGATGAGCTGCGCCCTAACTACGATCCGCTCACCCACGAGCTGAAAAGCGGTATGGAGACGCAAGAAAACGCCAAGCGTCACCCACGTAATACCGATCCCGACTAA
- a CDS encoding monovalent cation/H+ antiporter complex subunit F, producing METVILISQVIMGLALVLTFVRVVRGPSLPDRVVALELFSTTVVGLVGVYAIQSGVSSFLDAAIVIALMGFLAAIGFARFLERGGPRDD from the coding sequence ATGGAAACCGTGATCTTAATCAGTCAGGTGATTATGGGGCTCGCGCTGGTACTCACGTTCGTGCGCGTGGTCCGCGGCCCCAGCCTGCCAGACCGCGTCGTGGCGCTGGAGCTGTTCTCGACGACGGTCGTAGGCCTGGTCGGCGTGTATGCTATTCAATCGGGCGTCTCCAGCTTTTTGGATGCGGCCATCGTCATCGCGCTGATGGGCTTTTTGGCTGCCATTGGCTTTGCACGCTTTTTGGAACGAGGAGGGCCGCGGGATGATTGA
- a CDS encoding Na+/H+ antiporter subunit E translates to MTGAIWNLLLGLAWVLLSGDFSGLNLLVGMIFGYIALLLIEPQVDGLKGYPARVPRFIGFLGFFIKELVQANLRVAFDILTPPWHMQPGVIALPLSARTEMEITMVANLISLTPGTLSLDVSDDRKVLYIHAMFLDDEEELRRNLKEMEHRALELFR, encoded by the coding sequence ATGACGGGCGCCATTTGGAACCTTTTGCTTGGTTTGGCCTGGGTACTGCTCAGCGGCGATTTCTCCGGGTTGAACTTATTGGTGGGGATGATTTTTGGCTACATCGCGTTGCTGCTGATCGAGCCTCAAGTCGATGGGTTGAAGGGCTATCCGGCCCGCGTGCCGCGCTTCATTGGCTTTCTTGGATTTTTCATCAAAGAGCTGGTGCAGGCTAACCTGCGCGTGGCGTTCGATATCTTGACGCCGCCGTGGCACATGCAGCCAGGGGTCATCGCTTTGCCGCTTTCGGCGCGTACCGAGATGGAGATTACCATGGTGGCCAATTTGATTTCCCTGACGCCTGGGACCCTCAGTTTGGACGTGTCGGATGATCGTAAGGTGCTGTATATCCACGCGATGTTCCTAGATGACGAAGAGGAGCTGCGACGCAACTTGAAAGAGATGGAACACCGGGCACTGGAGCTATTTCGTTAA
- a CDS encoding Na+/H+ antiporter subunit D yields MRPEVALPILLPLLSGAVSLMFWRSRPMQRFIAVAGNVALFLVSLWLFVAVLEDGYITMQMGSWPAPFGITLVADMLSAVMILLTGIIGLAMGVYSLATTGRGHERFGYYPLMHLLLAGVAGAFLTGDIFNLYVWFEVMLVASFALLTLGGERAQMEGAIKYVTLNLLASVIFLSAVGLLYGTVGTLNMADIALRMDVAEHSGMVEVLAVMFMVAFGIKAAAFPLFFWLPASYHTPPVAVSALFAGLLTKVGVYSLFRVFTLIFDQTMGYLQDIMLWGAVITMVTGVLGAAAQYEFRRILSFHIVSQIGYMLLGLALYTPLAIAGGVFAIMHNIIVKTNLFLISGITHRLQGTYQLKKMGGLYRERPWLAVAFFISAFSLAGIPPLSGFFAKFVLVRAGLEAEAYVATGIALAVGLMTLYSMVKIWNEVFWKALPEENQVPQTPTPTGDDGRLLKPSLWMMYLPVVVLATMSLLIGVFAEPLMLVMNQIGEQLMTPSGYIEAVLGASASAEAALLEPVDIQAERVDNHLEETP; encoded by the coding sequence GTGAGGCCTGAAGTCGCACTTCCCATTCTACTGCCGCTGCTTTCGGGGGCTGTTTCGCTGATGTTCTGGCGCTCGCGGCCCATGCAGCGCTTTATCGCCGTCGCGGGCAATGTCGCGTTATTCCTCGTGAGCCTTTGGCTGTTTGTCGCGGTGTTGGAGGATGGCTACATCACCATGCAAATGGGTAGCTGGCCAGCGCCGTTCGGCATCACCCTCGTCGCCGACATGCTCAGTGCGGTGATGATTCTGCTCACCGGGATCATTGGCTTGGCCATGGGGGTCTACTCGCTGGCGACCACTGGTCGAGGGCATGAACGGTTTGGCTACTATCCCCTCATGCATCTGCTGCTGGCCGGTGTGGCGGGGGCTTTTCTGACTGGCGATATCTTCAACCTCTATGTGTGGTTCGAAGTCATGCTGGTGGCCTCGTTTGCGCTACTGACGCTGGGAGGCGAACGCGCGCAGATGGAAGGGGCCATCAAGTACGTGACGCTCAACCTGCTGGCGTCAGTGATTTTCCTCAGTGCCGTTGGGTTGCTCTACGGGACGGTGGGGACACTCAACATGGCCGATATCGCCCTGCGCATGGATGTCGCCGAACACAGCGGCATGGTCGAGGTGTTGGCAGTGATGTTCATGGTGGCCTTTGGTATCAAGGCGGCCGCTTTTCCGCTGTTTTTCTGGTTGCCCGCCTCTTACCATACGCCGCCTGTGGCGGTCTCCGCGCTGTTTGCGGGCCTGCTGACCAAGGTGGGGGTTTACTCGCTGTTTCGGGTGTTCACGCTGATTTTCGATCAGACCATGGGCTACCTTCAGGACATCATGCTGTGGGGGGCGGTCATCACCATGGTGACCGGCGTATTGGGCGCCGCCGCCCAGTACGAGTTTCGACGTATCCTCTCGTTCCATATCGTCAGCCAAATTGGCTATATGTTGTTGGGGCTGGCGCTCTACACACCGCTGGCGATTGCCGGCGGCGTGTTCGCCATCATGCACAACATCATCGTCAAGACGAACTTGTTCTTGATCAGCGGTATTACACATCGCCTGCAGGGCACTTATCAGCTCAAGAAGATGGGCGGGCTCTATCGTGAGCGTCCCTGGCTGGCCGTGGCGTTTTTCATCAGCGCTTTCTCTCTGGCGGGCATCCCACCGCTATCGGGCTTCTTTGCGAAGTTCGTGCTGGTGCGTGCAGGCCTGGAGGCCGAGGCATACGTGGCGACCGGCATTGCCTTGGCCGTGGGGCTGATGACGCTCTACTCCATGGTGAAGATCTGGAACGAAGTGTTCTGGAAAGCGCTGCCGGAGGAGAACCAAGTGCCGCAAACGCCGACTCCGACAGGGGACGATGGGCGATTATTGAAGCCTAGCCTGTGGATGATGTATCTGCCTGTCGTGGTGCTCGCGACGATGTCGCTGCTGATTGGCGTCTTTGCAGAGCCCCTCATGCTGGTGATGAACCAAATAGGGGAGCAGTTGATGACGCCTTCAGGCTATATCGAAGCGGTTCTGGGCGCCTCCGCCAGTGCAGAAGCGGCGCTGCTGGAGCCCGTCGACATACAGGCCGAACGTGTCGATAACCACCTGGAGGAGACACCATGA
- a CDS encoding Na+/H+ antiporter subunit C, which produces MEPLMALAIGLLYATAIFMMLRRSIVKLVIGLLLLSNAANLLIFTTAGMTRGAPPLIPEGMMQPLGEVADPLPQAVVLTAIVIAFGVLAFAVVLIRRAYEIVKADDLDKMKDTDT; this is translated from the coding sequence ATGGAACCGTTGATGGCATTGGCGATTGGCCTGCTATACGCGACCGCTATTTTCATGATGTTGCGCCGCTCCATCGTCAAGCTGGTGATTGGCTTATTGCTGCTTTCCAACGCCGCCAACTTGCTGATTTTTACCACCGCTGGGATGACCCGAGGCGCGCCGCCGCTGATCCCCGAGGGGATGATGCAGCCGCTTGGCGAAGTCGCTGACCCGCTGCCACAAGCGGTGGTGTTGACCGCCATCGTAATTGCTTTTGGGGTGCTGGCGTTTGCGGTGGTGCTGATTCGCCGGGCCTACGAAATCGTTAAGGCAGATGATTTGGACAAGATGAAGGATACCGACACGTGA
- a CDS encoding Na+/H+ antiporter subunit B: protein MVKSGTIILNTAARFLMPLQLMFSVFLLLRGHDEPGGGFIAGLVAAGAFTLYLFAFGVSATKEVLRMVDPRDLIGAGLLLGMISVVPAWFMGQPFLTAQWWTIPVIDFKASTPLIFDIGVYLAVLGSVTGMVMALMEVDKDEP from the coding sequence ATGGTTAAGTCAGGCACGATTATTTTGAATACGGCGGCGCGCTTTCTTATGCCGCTGCAGCTCATGTTTTCGGTATTTCTGTTACTGCGAGGCCACGATGAGCCGGGGGGCGGCTTTATTGCTGGGCTAGTGGCTGCGGGCGCCTTCACCCTGTACCTGTTCGCCTTTGGGGTGAGTGCCACCAAGGAGGTGCTGCGCATGGTCGACCCACGGGATTTGATTGGCGCAGGCCTGCTGTTGGGGATGATCTCGGTGGTACCCGCGTGGTTCATGGGGCAACCCTTTCTTACCGCCCAGTGGTGGACGATTCCGGTGATCGACTTCAAAGCCTCGACGCCGCTGATTTTCGATATCGGGGTGTACTTGGCGGTACTGGGCTCGGTCACCGGCATGGTCATGGCGCTGATGGAGGTGGATAAAGATGAGCCTTGA